The region ATTAatatggtttttttcctcttgatAAGATTGCCTCCTGTCTTCTGATCCCCAGGTCATAAAATACGGGTGTTTATGGTATTGTTATGAAGGTGTTGGAATTGGAAGGGGACTGGGGAAGTATGAAAATCTTTGGGAACATCTCTCTGATAGACTTGGACTGAGATTTTGCCTGACTTCCTTGAATTCAATAATATCTTTTAAGGTTCTAACTGTATCCCTTTAAGTTACCCCAGGATCCCAAATGCCACAACTGGAACTTAAAACGTCATGGAACTTAACATTCTGGAAGTTGTAACAGAGGGTAGACATAACAAAAGGGTAGATATTACAACCCTTCTGGGTGAGGGCGTTTCATGGGGAAGAAATTGCATGACCAAAGGCTCCTAGGCAAGAGAAGGCAGGGCATATCTGGTAATAGTGAAGTGTTCTGTTTAGGTGGAATATAGGCACCTATATACAGTGCTCAGAAAAACAGCAGGACAAAGAGTGGAAAACTAGTCAGAGCTAGATTTGGGGAGAACCTTGAAATCAGGCTCAGATGTTTCTTGAAAAAGTAGTGCATACTAAGGATCCAAGTTCTTTTTAGTTTACTGCTCCACTGTCCTTAGAGTGTGACCCTATTCTCACAGCCTTTATTCTGGGAGGCCGCGTGTCCAGCTAAAACTCTGATGTTCTATTAGTAAGAAGAGGAGAATGAATATCAGGGTAAGCAATCAGTGATCTTTGCCACAAACATCTGCACTGAAACTATTCTTTCCAAGGTCACCAGAGACCATTGCCTGATCTTCAAAATTCCTAGACATTtttttcaggtcttatttttttaacctattgGCAGCATTCAACACTACTGACCCGTCCTGCCTTTTGAAACATTCTCTTCCCTTGGTTTTGTGACACTCCTTTCTCCTGTTTTATTCCCTACCTCTTTGGTCAGTCCTTATCAGCCTCTTTCATGTGCTCCTTTTCCTCCATTTATACCATAGATGCTGCTGGTCTCCAGGACTCTTCCTTGGGCCCACGTCTCTTCTAGCACTATGCATTCTTCCTGGGTGCTCTTGCCCTTTCCCAGGAATTAAACAACCGTCTCTATATATATTAATGACTCTTAGATCTGTAACCTCAGCCTAGACCAATTTCCTGAGCTTCAGACATGTATATTCAACTGCCTGTAGGACAGATCTACCTGGATGACCCACAGGAACCTCAAAATCAATGCTCAGTTCCCCTCGAATCTGTTCTACCATCAGTAAATTCCATATCTCAGTGAAAGGGGTTAACATCTACACAATCTCTCAAACCAGATCCCCAAGAGCTCCCTTTGACACTCCCCTCCTCCTTACCCCTCTCCCCACAATCCAATTACTCAAGTCctattgtgttttatttctctacTATCTCCTGAATTCAATCACTTTTTACTACCTCCACTGCTACCGCTCTAGGCCAACCCACAATCACTGCTTACCTGTCTGACTACAAAGGGCCGAACTACTTTCCCTGTTTCCAAGACAACATCTAATCCATACCCCCTACAGCTGCTAGGAtgttctttctaaaatacaaaccTGTGTCATTTCCATGCCTAGAACCCTTCAATAACCCCTCAGTGCTCACAGGATCAAGACAAAGGTCCTTACCTTGGCATTCAAAACTTGCCATGATTTGAAAGGGTGGGAATTTGGGGCACCAGAATTGGAAGAAAAGGAGGGGCTATGTCTAGTGCGGATAGGGGAGAGAACCTAGGAGGCAAGGAAGTGGTGAGCTGATATGACAAACATAGAGGAAGCAACGATTCAGAGAGAAGACAGCAAAACAGAAGCCCACCTTGAATATGTGGGAAACGTGTGTGTGTCTTGAATTATCCATAGAACATAGGGactcataatattttatttgcttagaaaaggaaaaagtgacCTCATAAAGAAGTCTTGTGACCATTTAAATTACATTTGGATGTAGGGAAGGTATTGAGTATTATTTCTGCAACTGATCCCTATGCTGAATTTTATTATGGTTTCTAATAACTTTTTAGTTGATACTCTTGGGTTTTCCAGGTCTGCATTCATATAATCTGCAATTAATGATGATTTTGCgtactttcaattatttttacatCTTGTTTTATTCTCTTGAATAGACCCAATTGCTTATGTAAATTTGTGACATGATAAAGGTGCCATTTCAAACCAGTGAGGGAAAAGATGGATTAGTTTGCACATGATGTAGGGGTAAGAAACTATGATTTTGAATAATTGTCAAGCTGAATCcttatacaaaataaattttggaatgATTAAACATTTAAGTGTAAATGATAAAGTCATAACAGTgcttggaaaagaaaaacaaggcttGTTATAATATAGGAGTGTAAAAAGCATCTCTAAGCAAGAAGCAGAATCCAGtcatgataaaagaaaaactgatacaTTTGACTATGTAATAATTAAACCCTTTTGTATAGCAAAAATTATCataaataacatgaaaaatatttgtaatacatgATACGTAAACATATGAGAGacattgctggtaagaatgttatttcatgtactttttgAGAGTAAGTTGAcaaattttatatcaaaatggAAGCCTTTTCTGTAGCATTTGAGTTAGCAGAAACTATcatcaataacaaaaaatgcCCAATACAGATAGCAGGATGTTCCTTATAGCATTGCTTGTAATAGTAAAataagaaacaacctaaatgtccatgtaTACTGgtctagttaaataaattatgagacATCTGTACAAGAAAAGATTATGCAGCTGTTAAGAAAAATGGACATTAACAGAAAGATATCTAAATatgtaactggaaaaaaaaagtcacagaacAGTAGGTATAGTGTACCATTTGTGgggagaaaacccaaataattagtatatagagaaaaaaatccgGAGGAATGTATATCAGAATGTATTTCGGGGGATGAAATAAGCCTGGCCTTTCATTGGTATGTTACTTATTTCTGCATTATTTGAATGTTCACAACAACACTACCTTtgtagtaagaaaaaataaagatatagaaataaattaattgaatGAATCGCTTTCAGGGGGTGGTTTGCGTTGCAAGGGCTTCAGACCTAGCCTGGTACAGTGGCATAACATGGGCTTTGGCGTCAGACAGCCCTGACCGGGGCCCCATTGCCCCACCCCCGAGGAAGGCgaggggggtggggtggcaggggGCTGCGGaaaggggctgggctgggctgtttGCAGCTCTAGTCCAGGAGGCTGAGACTTCGAGAGGGACTGAGAGAGGGCAGACACATCCCGGACTCGCTCGAGGACAAGGTGAGGGGCTTTGAGATTGGGGTTTCTTGGAGGCCAGAGAGTGGTTCCAGCCCCCTGGAACCCACAGCCAGGCAGGTGGGCATCTTACTGCACTACTCCAGCTGGAGCAGAGGTGACCCGGAGTGGGGTGTAGGCAATGAGGACGACTGAGAAAGTAGTAGGCTGTATGGACTAGGGAGGAGAGACTACCCGAGGAGGGGAGAAAAACCGGGAACCGGGCATATTGGGTGGGGGACGGAAATACGAGGGGGGAGCGGAATACCGAGGGGGAGGAGATTCAGAGAAGAGAATAGGGTATGCAGAGAGGGATTAAGGAATACTGGGGGGAGGGTGTGCATAGATAACACGAAGGATGTAAAGAATAGGAATAGGGAATTCTGTCGGGTAAATAGGAAAAGCGATAGGGTGAGGCAGAGGGAATACGGGGGGGGGGTGGAAAAGGAATGAGGAgtaggggaagggggaggggcagaTCGGCTGGGACGGAGGCCCCCTAGGGAGGCGGAAAGGGGCGGGACCACTTCCGGTTTGGATGGGGGAGGGCAGTCTCTGAGTTTCAGAGGGGCTTGGAGAGAGTGGACGCACTTGGGAACTGTAGGAGGACGAGGTGAGCAGTGGGGCCCAGATTTGGATGAGAGCCCGCTAGGAGTCGGCCCCACCCTCTGGGACCTAGAGAAAACCTGCCTTGAGGACCGGATCGTACTGGATCCATCCGGCTGGGAAGGGAGGGGACTGGACCCAGTCTAGACGGGCCCAAGATAGAATCACTAGCTCAATACTGATTTGAGGAAGGGGTGTAATAGGGAAGGGGCGGGATCAAGATGCGCTTTGACCCGGTGGGGGCGTGTTAGCGAAAAGGGCGGGACCGGGAGGCACTGTAGACTTTGTGGGATGGGTGTGAGTAGGGGAGGAGACAAGACCACCAGACACTACGACAATTGGGGAGGGAGGGTTGTTGGGAGGGGGCGGGACCGAAAGGCACTGCGGACCCAGAGAGGGGCGTGTGTTGGGGAAGTGTGCTGAACTGAGACCGTGACCAGTGCGCATGAGCACTATGTATCGCTAGAGAGGGGCGTGTTGAGACGGGCCAGAATTGAGACCGGCCAGCTACCGAGTGCGCATGTGCACAGTGGACATCAAAGAAAGGGCTTGTGCTGGGAAAGCAGGCGGGGCTGAGATGGGCCCCCGCAGCGGGCGCGCATGCGCACTATCCACCTGTGGCTGCGGGGGTGCACTGGGAAAAGGGGCGGGGTCCTTAGAGCTGCCGCGCTGGCACATCTTCCTGGAGAAGGGGAGGGTGCGGCTGTAGAGAATTGAGATCTAGACGCTTTGGATTCCTGTATCTGAGAACGGACTCGTTGGGGCGAGGAAGGGGTTTGAGATTGGGGACCTAGAAAAGGTGAAGATCAGCTTCCAGGCAGAACTGGGGAGAGGACGTTCAGTGGGCTCTCTGCTTGACCCAGGCCTTCTCCCCTTCAGGCTCAGCGCTTGTCAGGCCAACCTGAGACATGTCGGACACAAGCAAGAGTGGTGCGGGTCTAACTCACTTCCAGGTAAGGTCTCTTTCTGTCTTATCCCCAGCTGCTTTTCTTCTCCAGTCCCTGTTGCTGCCCCAAATCCCTTGGCACTTCCCCTCCCATCCTTGTCCTTCACCTACTTCCCTGCCTGGGTGCCCCTGTAGTGGAGGGAGGGCGGGCCTCTCTTCTGCCATCCGTTCTTGCTCAGAGGAAGGGGAGGCCTTGTTAGGCTGGGGTGGTCAGAACACACTGCAGGGTCAGTACAGGTCAAAGAAGTGTGGCCTTGGAATTTTGGAGCCATTTGCATATTTGGGGGTAGCAAGAAGGTTCGTCAGCTTCCCCTGCTTCCTCTTGTAGGCTGAAGCTTCAGGAAAGGACAGCGACTCTATGATGCAGACTCTATTGACAGTGACCCAGAATTTGGAGGTCTCAGAGACACCCAAGGCCTCAAAGACACCAGAAGTCTCAGAGGCTGTGAAGGTCTCAAAAGCCCCAGGGGTCTCAAAAGCCACAGAGGTCTTAAAGGCACCAGAGGCTCAGGAGGGAGCTGCCACCCAAGCCTCACCTACCACTCAGCTGACTGATACCCAGGTTTTGGCAGCTGAAAACAAGAGTTCAGCAGCTGACACCAAGAAGCAGAATGCTGATCCACAAGCAGTGACAATGCCTGCCACTGAGACCAAAAAGGTCAGCTGTGTGGCTGATACAGAGGTCAATACAAAGGCCCTGGAGGCTGAGGCTGCTGCTTCTCAGTCCCTGGCAGGTGAACCTGAACCTGAGGGTACAGCTCCTCAGGCTCAGGAGAATCAGGATACTCGGCCCAAGGCCAAGGCCAAGAAAGCCCGAAAGGTAAGACCTCTACAGTTACCACCTTTGCTTTTCTACTCCTCTCCTCTCAGATGGTTCATTGGTTCTACAACCAGAAACATCTCTGTGCTCACCAAGGCTGTGTGGGGCACTGAGAGGAATGTGATATAATTCCTGTCTTCAGAGAGCTCACAGACTGTTGGGGAGATGAGATAGGCATACATATAGCTGCAGTCTGAGTGTAATGCAGTTTATATTTACATAGTAGGTACCATATGTTAGGCTTTGAGTTAGATACATTTATGTAGGCTAGCTTATTAAATCTTGAATGTAACTCTTATAGTCTCAGTTTTACAGAGTAAGAAGCTGAGTCCCAGACAGGTGACTTGTCCAGAGTGGTACAAGTAGAGCCAATAGAGGACATAGAAAAAGGAGAAGCCTCAGGCCCACCCTTGCGTTGCTCCTGGCCTGCTGGAGAGATGAAACATTTGCCTGGAAGTCAGTGAAAAACATACCCAGAACTCAGCATGGCCAGTGTCTAATGAATCAGGCTCTTACTGCAGGGGTGGGATTAGGGGGTGCTTCCTGGAAGGGATAGAGTGAGGAAAAAGCACCACCTGCTTCATCTGGTGATGTTGAGCTTCTTCTCTGTGCATGTAGGTGAAGCATCTGGATGGGGAAGAGGATGGCAACAGTGATCAGAGTCAGGATTCTGGAACCACTGGTGGCCGAAGGGTCTCAAAGGCCCTAATGGCCTCAATGGCCCGCAGGGCTTCAAGAGGTCCCATAGCCTTTTGGGCCCGCAGGGCATCAAGGACTCGGTTGGCTGCTTGGGCCCGGAGAGCCTTGCTCTCCCTGAGGTCACCTAAAGCCCGTAGGGGAAAGGCTCGCCGTAGAGCTGCCAAGCTCCAGCCATCTGAAGAGCCTGAAGTACCACCACCTCGGGATGTGGCCCTTTTGCAAGGGAGGGTAAGAACTGTGTCCTTTCTACTCTGCCATTTCCACTACCTTGCCAGCCCTCTTCTCTGCCATCCTGTCAAGTTTTTTGCAAACCTACtttaatttttccatcttttcttcctctcccaggCAAATGATTTGGTAAAGTACTTGTTGGCTAAAGACCAGACAAAGATTCCCATCAAGCGCTCAGGTAGGGTCCAACTAACCCTCCTCTCGCCTTGAGCTCTGCCCTCCATTGCCCTCTCCCCCATGTACTGGGGACATCCCTtgctccttcctctgtcttctcaAAGTTCTAATTTAGCAATGTTAGCAACTCTATTGATAAGCTCAAAATCTGGTTATACCATCCACAGCATGGTTGGCAAAGGGTTTATAGCTTGAGCATGGGGGCCACTTGGCATCTTTTCAGCCCAGGTGCTTGCAATTCTCTCCCCTTGCAGACATGCTGAAGGACATCATCAAAGAATACACTGATGTGTACCCTGAAATCATTGAACGAGCAGGCTATTCTTTGGAGAAGGTGAAGGGGCAGCCCTGGGGGATGGGTGCAGTGGGGAAGCACTAAATCGAATAAAAGTGTACATGTCCCTTCTGGGGGGAATGACAGAGACCCACTAGTGCAATTCCATCACAATCCAGATGGGCCAAGAACAGCCTAGGGCAGGGCGTAGACTAGCCATGGGTCACAGAGCAGGTCAGTGGTGGAAGCACAGCTAGGACCCAAGTCACCCAACTTAATCCTGGCTTCTGTCCACTGGTGGACATGTCCTATTGTGTATTTCAGATGCTTACCTCTCCCTTCCATTCCCTACTCTGCCTCCCTAGATTCCTACTAATCACAAAGGTGATGTTGATGACATTAGCATATTTGATACatgtttactgtgtgccagacacttaactctgtgctttacatgcattatctcactgATTTCTCATACACACAAAACCCCTACGTACACAGGGAGCTGCGGGATGCCCGGGAGGCTGACTTTTGTGATCTCACAAGCTGTTTTCTCCATCCACAGGTATTTGGCATTCAGTTGAAGGAAATTGATAAGAATGACCACTTGTACATTCTTCTCAGTACCTTAGAGCCCACCGATGCAGGCATACTGGGAACGTAAGCTGGGAAAGGGCTGCGGTGGGAGGGGGGCTTCTGTTTTTGTCCGTGGTACTACCTCTTccctgtcctctctcctctcaTCCTCTTATAGAGTCAGGGAAGACAGGGCATACAAAGCTGCTGTCCCAGCTCCCATACATATTTGGAGCCCTGTGCGCAGTAGTGATTCCTGATTATGATTGACTGAAGGGTGTAGGAGCCTGGGGTGGGCATTCCTACTGTCAGGTTTGTTGTCCCTCCAGAAGCTACTCAGGAAAGCAGGGCTGTCATTGCTTGTGTTTTCCTACTGAGAGCGTGGCCTGGCCAGGAGCGTTACTGGGGCTCTGCCTAGAATTCTCTCAGGGCCGAGGGGTCTGGGAGCAAAAGAAGGGACTAACATTGACTGGGTGCCTGTGTTGTACCAGGTTGACAGGTATTCTTCCTGCTTCTTGGCAACCCAGGGAGGGTAGGATGTgattttcccattttactgagTAGGAGACCAAGGCTCACGAGTCTAAGTGCCTTGCCCAGCGCCACACAGAGCTTAAAGTTTATAAAGTATAGACTGGGCAGAATTCTCCCATGTGTGCGTAATCTGAGCGAGACTAGCCTAGTGAGCTGGCTGGTGTGTCTTTTGCAAGTGGCTGCTGGACATAAAACTTCTCTCTGTCTTATTATTCTCTTAGGACCAAGGACTCACCCAAGCTTGGTCTCCTCATGGTGCTTCTTAGCATCATCTTCATGAATGGAAATCGGTCCAGTGAGGGTGAGTGGCTGGGCATGCAGCTGAATGTGTGACCGTGGTCTGAATTCCGTGTGTTCATTTTCTGTCCCTGTCTCTTCTTGCCTCCCCTTGTAGCTGTCATCTGGGAGGTGCTGCGCAAGTTGGGGCTACGCCCTGGGTATGATTGGGCTCTCTCAGCACTTGCTGTCCGTGTTGTTCTTTGGCACAAGAGGACGATCCCAGGATTGCAGTAGCCTGGTGGTCTGGTGGAGTGGGCAAGGGGTGCTGGCCTGGGTGGAGGACCCAGGGTTCTGACCAGGGTGGATAGGGAAATGGTCCTGAACTCTGCTCTCTCTCATTGTCTCTTGGGCTTCTATGGAGCTTCCTTCTTGTGCTGGAAGCCTCTTTTCTATCTTGAAAATACCTCTGCCCACATCTGGGAAGTGCCACGATCCTGATtgtatttcattgtttatttattgttctcTTCTCTCAGGATTCATCACTCTCTCTTTGGAGATGTGAGGAAGCTCATTACTgatgagtttgtgaagcagaagtaAGTGTGCTTGTCTGGTATTGGTTCCATGCATTTTGCCTGTTTCAGAACTGAGTGATAGAGCCAtagtgcttgtgtgtgtgtgttggcaccTATGCAGGTGGTAGGTTATTATTCGGGCAGTGACAGGGAACAGGAGCAGCACACGTTTCCTGATCTATTACATGTACTCTCACCTTTGTCTTTAGAACAACTCTACAAGGGAGGGATTATCTCCACCAGAATTGCACattgcagaaactgaggctcagagagatgaagtcatTTGCCCAGGGTAACACAGGTAGCAAATGGAAGAGTTGTGTTTAGAACTTGGCTCCACAGCCTTGGTTCTTTTTACTGTGCTAACCAGGGCTtcatagaaattaattttcataagaAATGCCATAGAATGGTAGCTTTAGACAGCCAAGTACTGTGCTGGGGACTTCACTTATACATCTCATTTCGTTTTCAAAACTACCTTACAGAATTGGTGCTGTCATCCCATTCCCGTTTTACAGTAGAGGTACCTGGGGCACTGATAGGGGAAGTCTGAGTTGCCTACAGCTGGTAAGGGATCCATTAGGGCCTGGAGCCCAGCCCTCTTGACTTTCTGGCCAGGGCCCACCCTATCCTTGGTCCTTGGAGACCATGTGAGCACTCGCCCTGGCACGTGCACGTGAACACTCACGCGTGTgtgcgcacgtgcacacacatggtCAGTAATTTAGGAGTATGCATGGAGCACGCTGCCCTTGGCTgactgcttcttcctttccagtggTTTTCTGTGGTGGACCTTTCCAGGGCTCACTTGGCCAGTCCGCACATGAGACCCTTGGGATGGGGTGTGCTCAGAGCAGGGGGCCTGAAGGATGGCTCCTCTGTTTACAACACACCTGACAAGTATCTGGGGTCATTGTGGTGATGGGCACAAAACTTGTGGCCTCCCTGTGAACAAAGGCCCTACacatgtcccccccccccccccccccccccgcacctCCACGTGGCTTACAGGCAGGACCAATGGGACGGAGCTCAATATTGGGAGAAAAGCTGCAATATTTGGTGGGGAGGGTTGCTACCTAGAGCCTGTCCAGTCCATGTATGGATGGGCCGTGGGTGGTCTTAGTAATAAAGGCTTTAAACCTCTCTTTTCAAGGTACCTGGACTATGCTAGAGTCCCCAATAGCAATCCCCCTGAGTATGAGTTCTTCTGGGGCCTGCGCTCCTACCATGAGACCAGCAAGATGAAAGTCCTCAAGTTTGCCTGCAAGGTAATTGGAGAGCTGCCTGAGCTTGGCATGTCAAGAGTGTGGGGTTCCCCTGGCTGGGGAGGGCCATATGCAGAGCAGCCTACAATTCATACCTGAACATTCTGAAGCCTCTCTTAATTGCCtaacactgtgccaggcactttatctgaatcatttaatccttacagctaATATGTTGCAGAggtgaaaactgaggcccagggaggctgGTAGGTCTCAGAGCTAGTAAGTGTCAGAGTAGGGATGGAATATTAGGTGCATAATTACTAGTAGTAGTTACTACAGCATGTAGCATGGTGCCTAGCAAACAGTAGGAGCTTAATCCTCTGATTATGATCCTTCTGATGGTTATCATTTCCATTTCAGGTACAAAAGAAGGATCCCAAGGAATGGGCAACTCAGTACCGAGAGGCGATGGAAGCAGATTTGAAGGCTGCGGCTGAGGCAGCAGCTGAAGCCAAGGCGAGGGCTGAGATTAGAGCTCAAATGGGCATAGGGCTCGGCTCTGAAAATGCTGCTGGGCCCTGCAACTGGGATGAAGCTGATATTGGACCCTGGGCCAAAGCCCGGATCCAGGCAGGAGCTGAAGCTAAAGCCAAAGTCCAGGAGAGTGGTGGGACCAGTGCTGGTGCCAGTACCAGCAACAGTGCCAGCGCCAGCAGTGGCTTCAGTGCCAGCACCAGCCTGACTGCCACGCTCACATTTGGGCTTTTTGCTGGCCTTGGTGGAACTGGTGCCAGCACCAGTGGCAGCTCTGGTGCCTGTGGTTTCTCCTACAAGTGAGATTTCAGGTATCTGTCTTGGTTTCATTGGGGGCAGCCGGGGCTCATGGGAATGGGATGAGGAGCTGCACTGTCATAGGAAGGATCGGGTTGGAGAATGATATGGAGAGTGTGTGAAAACACTACTTTGGCATTTTATCCCTTCCTGTTTGTTGGATATCAATtgactttttgattttcttttgttttcagatATTGCTAATAGTGGCAGTCTTTCTCTTCAAGCAAGGGTGCGTCCTCAGAAACCTACTCAACACAGCACTCTAGGCAGCCACTATC is a window of Cynocephalus volans isolate mCynVol1 chromosome X, mCynVol1.pri, whole genome shotgun sequence DNA encoding:
- the LOC134366895 gene encoding melanoma-associated antigen D2, which codes for MSDTSKSGAGLTHFQAEASGKDSDSMMQTLLTVTQNLEVSETPKASKTPEVSEAVKVSKAPGVSKATEVLKAPEAQEGAATQASPTTQLTDTQVLAAENKSSAADTKKQNADPQAVTMPATETKKVSCVADTEVNTKALEAEAAASQSLAGEPEPEGTAPQAQENQDTRPKAKAKKARKVKHLDGEEDGNSDQSQDSGTTGGRRVSKALMASMARRASRGPIAFWARRASRTRLAAWARRALLSLRSPKARRGKARRRAAKLQPSEEPEVPPPRDVALLQGRANDLVKYLLAKDQTKIPIKRSDMLKDIIKEYTDVYPEIIERAGYSLEKVFGIQLKEIDKNDHLYILLSTLEPTDAGILGTTKDSPKLGLLMVLLSIIFMNGNRSSEAVIWEVLRKLGLRPGIHHSLFGDVRKLITDEFVKQKYLDYARVPNSNPPEYEFFWGLRSYHETSKMKVLKFACKVQKKDPKEWATQYREAMEADLKAAAEAAAEAKARAEIRAQMGIGLGSENAAGPCNWDEADIGPWAKARIQAGAEAKAKVQESGGTSAGASTSNSASASSGFSASTSLTATLTFGLFAGLGGTGASTSGSSGACGFSYK